The DNA window CGCGCTCAAGTTTGCGATGGCAGGCCTGGACGTCTGGGCCCAGAACCGCACGGAGGAGTCGAGCGAGCTTGCGCGGCAGCGCGTGGCGACCTCGCTGGAGTCCCTCGTGAAGAATGGCGTCTACACCGAGGAGGAGTCCGCGGCCATCGCGGGGCGCATTCACTACACCACCTCGATTGCCGAGGCGGTGGAGGGCGCCCAGTTCATCCAGGAGTCCTCGGCCGAGCACTACGAGGTCAAGTGGGGGCTCGTGGACGCCATCGAGGCCGCCGCGGAGCCCGACGCCATCATCGCGAGCTCGACGTCGGGGCTTCTCGTGACCGAGATCGCCAAGAACGCAAAGCATCCCGAGCGCTTCTGCGGCGGCCACCCCTACAACCCGCCTCACCTCATCCCGCTCGTGGAGATTACCAAGGGCGAGAAGACCAGTGAGCAGACCGTCGAGCGCGCCAAGGCGTTCTACTCCGCGATTGGCATGGAGCCCGTGGTGCTTCAGAAGGAGGCGCTTGGCTTCATCTGCAACCGCCTGCAGATGGCGCTGTATCGCGAGGTGGCGAACCTCGTGCTCTCTGGCGTGTGCAGCGTCGAGGATGCCGACAAGGCCGTGACGTTTGGCCCGGGCATCCGCTGGGGCATCATGGGCCCGTCGCTCGTGTTCGAGCTCGGCGGCGGCAAGGGTGGCGTGTCCGGTCTCATGAACCACCTCAACGACTCGATCAGCCTGTGGCTCGCCGACATGGCCGACTGGAAGAGCTTCCCGCCTGAGTTCGCAAAGGTGGCCCAGGATGGCGTCAACGCCGAGCTCGCGAACCGAACGCCCGAGACGGGCAACACGCCCGAGAGCCTGGCCGAGTACCGCGACCACATGCTCATCGAGCTGCTGAAGCTTCACAAGAAGCTGTAAGACCAAAGGGGACGGGTTCCCGTGGCGCGGAGGATGAACCTGAGTGCCACTGGGACCTGTCCCCAATGGCATGCCAACGGAACCCGTCCCCTTTGGCATGGCTACTGGGCCACGTAGGCGCGGAGCAGCTCGTAAGTGTTGCGGACGCCGTCCATGTGGGAGCGCTCGTAGTTGTGCGAGGCGTAGACGCCCGGGCCGATGAGCCCGTGGCGGATGTCGAAGCCGGCCGTGAGCGTGGCCTCGACGTCGGAGCCGTAGTGCGGGTAGACGTCGATGGCGTAGTCTAGCTCGTGGGACTTGGCGAGCCCGGCCAGCTCGCTCACGAGGTCGTAGTTGTACGGGCCGCCGGAATCCTTGGCGCAGATGGAGACCATGCGCTCCGTGCAGCCGAGGTCCGCGCCCACGCAGCCCATGTCGACGCTGATCATGTCCTGGGTGTCTGCCGGGACCACGCTGCCGCCGTGTCCTACCTCCTCATACACCGTGAACAGCAGGGAAACCTTGCGCGCGAGCGTAACCTCGCCCGCCACGACGGCTCGTGCAAGGCCGAGGAGGATCGAGGCAGAGAGCTTGTCGTCCAAGAAGCGGCTCTTGATGTAGCCGCTTGCGGTAATCGTGGTGCGCGGATCCATGGCGATGATGTCGCCGGCCTGCACGCCCAGCGCCAGCGTCTCGTCCTTGGTGGAGACGTTCTCGTCGAGCAGGACCTCCATGTTCTTCTCGACCTGCTCGACCTTCTCGTCGGCGACGTGGGCGGAGGGCTCGGTGTTGAGGACAACGCCCGTGTAGGTGCGGCCGTCACGGGTGTGGACGGTGCAGTTCTCGCCGTCGGCCGTGCGCCACTGGTGGCCGCCGAGCGTCGTGGGGCGAAGCCGGCCGTTGTCCTTGATGGAGCGCACCATGGCGCCGAGGGTGTCGACGTGGCTCGCGAGCACGAGCGGGCGGCCCGTGCCGCCAAGCTCAACGAGCATGTTGCCCTTGTTGGAGATTGTTGGCGCCAGGCCAAGGTCCGTGAGCGTGGTCACGAGGTAGTCCGTGGCGTGCTTGGTGTAGCCCGTGGGGCTGGGGATGGCCGTGAGCTCCGTGAGGCGCTCTGCGATGTAGCTGAGGTTGGAATCCATGTTGTTGCTCCGGTTCGTGATGGCTGTGCGAGTCCCATTATCGAGCAAAAAGCGCCCCGAGCTTGCGTGGGCTCGGGGCGCTCGACCTGCAAAAGGGACTGTCCCTTTTGCAGGTTAGGCGAAGTAGGAGACGCCGCTCTCGAAGACGGGCATGAACTTGTTGCCCGGGACGTTGGCGTACAGGCCGTCGCCGCGGCGCTCGACGTGACCCATCTTGCCGAACACGCGGCCATCGGGGCTCGTGATGCCCTCGACGCAGGCGATCGAGCCGTTGGGGTTGACGCCGAGGTCCATGCTCGGACGGCCGTTCTCGTCCACGTACTGCGTGGCAACCTGGCCGTTGGCGACGAGCTGGGCGAGAACCTCGTCGCTGGCGACGAAGCGGCCCTCGCCGTGGGAGATGGCCACGGTGTAGTCGCTGCCCTGCTCGCAGGCGGACAGCCACGGGGAGAGGTCGCTGCTCACGCGCGTGCGCACGAGGCGGCTCTGGTGGCGGCCAATCGTGTTGAACGTGAGCGTGGGGGCCTCGGGCGTGGCGTCGACGATGTCACCATAGGGGACCAGGCCCAGCTTGATGAGCGCCTGGAAGCCGTTGCAGATGCCCAGCATGAGGCCGTCGCGGCTCTGGAGCAGGTCTCGCACGGCGTCGGTGACCTCGGGGGCGCGGAAGAAGGCCGTGATGAACTTGGCCGAGCCGTCGGGCTCGTCGCCGCCGGAGAAGCCACCGGGAATCATGACGATCTGGCTCTTGCGGATGCGTTCGGCAAGCTCGTGGGTGCTCTGGGCGACCGCCTCGG is part of the Parolsenella massiliensis genome and encodes:
- a CDS encoding 3-hydroxyacyl-CoA dehydrogenase family protein, encoding MEIDGTEIRKVASVGAGVIGYSYALKFAMAGLDVWAQNRTEESSELARQRVATSLESLVKNGVYTEEESAAIAGRIHYTTSIAEAVEGAQFIQESSAEHYEVKWGLVDAIEAAAEPDAIIASSTSGLLVTEIAKNAKHPERFCGGHPYNPPHLIPLVEITKGEKTSEQTVERAKAFYSAIGMEPVVLQKEALGFICNRLQMALYREVANLVLSGVCSVEDADKAVTFGPGIRWGIMGPSLVFELGGGKGGVSGLMNHLNDSISLWLADMADWKSFPPEFAKVAQDGVNAELANRTPETGNTPESLAEYRDHMLIELLKLHKKL
- a CDS encoding M42 family metallopeptidase, producing the protein MDSNLSYIAERLTELTAIPSPTGYTKHATDYLVTTLTDLGLAPTISNKGNMLVELGGTGRPLVLASHVDTLGAMVRSIKDNGRLRPTTLGGHQWRTADGENCTVHTRDGRTYTGVVLNTEPSAHVADEKVEQVEKNMEVLLDENVSTKDETLALGVQAGDIIAMDPRTTITASGYIKSRFLDDKLSASILLGLARAVVAGEVTLARKVSLLFTVYEEVGHGGSVVPADTQDMISVDMGCVGADLGCTERMVSICAKDSGGPYNYDLVSELAGLAKSHELDYAIDVYPHYGSDVEATLTAGFDIRHGLIGPGVYASHNYERSHMDGVRNTYELLRAYVAQ